In one Candidatus Paceibacterota bacterium genomic region, the following are encoded:
- a CDS encoding uroporphyrinogen decarboxylase family protein, producing the protein MIAQTWTSRQRVTAALNHKEPDRVPYDLGGTILTGIHHRAYRRLRQHLGLPEAAIEIEDPIQQLARVHEDVKKKLQVDVWGVNPSKPRGIGALPWSEDGYDKLVDEWGIEWWKPQEGGFYYDMRRHPLAEIDTLEGLAKYQFPDPLDPGRYEGMVARANELMNKKQVAYVLGRNAPGVFEIALWMRGFENFYCDMVANQPFAEALLDIIMEIKMKYWARALELLGPNVMMISEADDLASQNRCLVSPELYRKLIKPRHTKLFAFIKKQAQVPVQIFYHSCGAITELLPDLIESGIDILNPVQVSAAGMDTRELKRKFGKDLTFYGGGVDTQHVLPHGTPQQVRDEVKRRVDDLAPGGGFIFNTVHNIQADVPPENIVAMWETVRDYGVYGR; encoded by the coding sequence ATGATTGCTCAAACCTGGACCAGCCGCCAGCGCGTGACGGCGGCGTTAAACCACAAGGAACCTGACCGTGTGCCCTACGACCTGGGAGGCACGATTCTCACCGGCATACATCATCGGGCCTATCGGCGGCTGCGGCAGCATCTCGGCCTGCCGGAAGCCGCCATCGAAATCGAGGACCCGATCCAGCAGCTCGCCCGGGTGCACGAGGATGTGAAGAAGAAGCTGCAGGTGGACGTGTGGGGCGTCAACCCTTCCAAACCGCGCGGCATCGGCGCGCTGCCCTGGAGCGAGGACGGCTACGACAAGCTGGTGGATGAATGGGGCATCGAGTGGTGGAAGCCGCAGGAAGGCGGCTTCTACTACGATATGCGGCGGCATCCGTTGGCTGAGATTGACACGCTGGAGGGCCTCGCGAAGTACCAGTTTCCCGACCCGCTCGACCCCGGCCGCTACGAAGGCATGGTCGCCCGCGCCAACGAGCTGATGAACAAGAAGCAGGTCGCCTACGTCCTCGGCCGCAACGCCCCCGGCGTCTTTGAGATTGCTCTTTGGATGCGCGGCTTCGAGAACTTCTACTGCGACATGGTTGCCAACCAGCCCTTCGCCGAGGCGCTGCTGGACATCATCATGGAAATCAAAATGAAGTATTGGGCCCGCGCGCTCGAATTACTGGGCCCGAACGTCATGATGATCTCCGAGGCCGACGACCTGGCCAGCCAGAACCGTTGCCTGGTCAGCCCGGAGCTGTACCGCAAGCTCATCAAGCCGCGGCATACCAAGCTCTTCGCCTTCATCAAGAAGCAAGCCCAGGTGCCCGTGCAGATTTTCTACCACTCCTGCGGCGCCATCACCGAGCTGCTCCCCGACCTGATTGAGTCGGGCATTGACATCCTCAACCCGGTGCAGGTGAGCGCCGCGGGCATGGACACCCGGGAGCTAAAAAGGAAGTTCGGCAAGGACCTCACCTTCTATGGCGGCGGCGTGGACACGCAGCACGTGCTGCCGCACGGCACGCCACAGCAAGTCCGCGACGAGGTCAAGCGCCGCGTAGACGACCTGGCCCCCGGCGGTGGCTTCATCTTCAACACCGTCCACAACATCCAGGCCGACGTCCCCCCCGAGAACATCGTGGCGATGTGGGAAACGGTCCGCGACTACGGCGTCTACGGACGGTAG